A genome region from Chiroxiphia lanceolata isolate bChiLan1 chromosome 5, bChiLan1.pri, whole genome shotgun sequence includes the following:
- the RASD2 gene encoding GTP-binding protein Rhes, whose translation MMKTMSGGNCNLNVPAKNSYRMVVLGASRVGKSSIVSRFLNGRFEDQYTPTIEDFHRKVYNIRGDMYQLDILDTSGNHPFPAMRRLSILTGDVFILVFSLDNRESFDEVKRLQKQILEVKSCLKNKTKESADLPMVICGNKNDHSEVFRKVRTDEGENLVSSDENCAYFEVSAKKNTNVDEMFYVLFSMAKLPHEMSPSLHRKISIQYGDTFQQKSFRMRRFKDMGAYGMISPFARRPSVNSDLKYIKSKVLREGQSREREKCTIQ comes from the exons ATGATGAAGACCATGTCTGGTGGAAACTGCAACCTGAATGTGCCAGCCAAGAACTCGTACCGGATGGTAGTGCTGGGAGCCTCCAGGGTGGGGAAAAGCTCCATCGTCTCACGCTTTCTCAACGGCCGCTTTGAGGATCAGTACACTCCTACCATCGAGGATTTTCATCGCAAGGTCTACAACATCCGGGGAGACATGTATCAGCTGGACATCCTGGACACCTCTGGCAATCACCCTTTCCCTGCTATGAGGAGGCTTTCTATCCTGACAG GGGATGTTTTCATCCTGGTATTTAGCCTGGACAACAGAGAATCCTTTGATGAGGTCAAGCGGCTCCAGAAACAGATCCTTGAGGTCAAATCCTGCCTGAAGAACAAGACCAAGGAATCAGCTGACCTCCCTATGGTGATCTGTGGAAACAAAAATGACCACAGTGAAGTCTTCCGCAAGGTACGCACTGACGAAGGTGAGAATCTTGTCTCCAGCGACGAAAACTGTGCTTACTTTGAAGTGTCAGCCAAGAAGAACACCAATGTGGATGAGATGTTCTATGTTCTCTTCAGCATGGCCAAGCTACCTCATGAGATGAGCCCTTCTCTCCACAGGAAAATCTCCATCCAGTATGGTGACACTTTCCAACAGAAATCCTTCCGGATGCGCCGATTCAAGGACATGGGTGCCTATGGCATGATCTCTCCTTTTGCTCGCCGGCCAAGCGTCAACAGTGACCTGAAGTATATCAAATCGAAAGTTCTCCGGGAAGGTCAGtccagagagagggagaaatgcACAATCCAGTGA